In Neorhizobium galegae, the following proteins share a genomic window:
- a CDS encoding NUDIX domain-containing protein: MTSSAEEQAPFAMDAPKHARIAGVTPKDAASLILIDRSEVAPRVLMGRRGSGHVFMPDVYVFPGGKRDARDHALPFGADLDPLVFEKLAAGTTARMTSARARALALAALRELREETGLAGDSSADLSRLRYVARAITPPGNVRRYDTRFFLTFADETLFDMTRLGDSSELQDVRWLDIAGLSGLKLPRITQAVLEDVKNLMASDPSLPFGSPVSFYFMRHGRFVRSRL; encoded by the coding sequence ATGACATCGTCTGCCGAGGAACAGGCTCCGTTCGCGATGGACGCGCCGAAGCATGCGCGCATCGCCGGCGTGACGCCCAAGGACGCAGCTTCTCTGATCCTGATCGATCGCTCGGAGGTGGCTCCCCGGGTCCTCATGGGCCGGCGCGGCAGCGGCCATGTCTTCATGCCGGACGTCTACGTGTTTCCGGGCGGCAAGCGCGATGCTCGCGACCATGCCCTTCCCTTCGGCGCCGACCTCGACCCGCTCGTTTTCGAAAAGCTGGCGGCAGGCACCACGGCCCGCATGACCTCGGCCCGCGCCCGGGCACTGGCGCTCGCGGCCCTCAGGGAACTCCGGGAGGAGACCGGGCTTGCCGGCGACAGCTCCGCCGACCTTTCCCGCCTGCGCTACGTCGCCCGCGCCATCACGCCGCCGGGCAATGTCCGGCGCTACGACACGCGCTTCTTTCTCACCTTTGCCGACGAAACTCTCTTCGACATGACGCGCCTGGGCGACTCAAGCGAACTTCAGGACGTGCGCTGGCTTGACATTGCCGGACTTTCGGGTCTGAAACTCCCGCGCATCACGCAGGCGGTTCTGGAGGACGTGAAAAACCTGATGGCATCCGATCCTTCTTTACCGTTTGGAAGCCCGGTGTCCTTCTACTTCATGCGTCATGGACGATTCGTCCGCAGCCGACTGTAA
- a CDS encoding DUF983 domain-containing protein encodes MQKQGEQTVRYGAAPEAERPLGRSIKRGLLCTCPACGTGRLFRAFLKPVETCAVCGEEIHHHRADDLPAYLVIVVVGHVLMTGYMLTDTVLRVSPWVHLAIWVPLAILAALLTIQPIKGGVIGFQWALKMHGFNGADDEAVDPGRGGPIA; translated from the coding sequence ATGCAGAAACAGGGCGAACAGACCGTCCGATATGGTGCAGCGCCTGAGGCCGAAAGGCCGCTCGGCCGCTCCATCAAGCGGGGCTTGCTCTGCACCTGTCCTGCCTGCGGCACCGGCCGCCTGTTCCGGGCCTTCCTCAAACCGGTCGAAACCTGCGCCGTCTGCGGCGAGGAAATCCATCATCACCGCGCCGACGACCTGCCGGCCTATCTCGTCATCGTCGTCGTCGGTCACGTCCTGATGACGGGCTACATGCTGACCGACACGGTCCTGCGGGTTTCGCCCTGGGTGCACCTCGCCATCTGGGTGCCGCTGGCGATCCTCGCGGCGCTTCTGACCATCCAGCCGATCAAGGGCGGCGTCATCGGCTTCCAATGGGCACTGAAGATGCACGGCTTCAATGGCGCTGACGACGAAGCCGTCGATCCGGGCCGGGGCGGACCGATCGCATGA
- the rnr gene encoding ribonuclease R: MREPRDRSRHQGKRPEKVIRGHTASTTEKPVIIHGAVPPRDVLLEFIADNPDKGSKREIAKAFGLKGDTRVELKDLLRTLEEEGLLKKSRKSLTRPDALPPVTVLDITTRDKDGELIGRPAEWPEELGAAPAVLIRQSSDSRGKGRVTAAGLNDRVLAKIFPNKDRSGPAYTARVIKIIDKRRGASLGIVHKLDDGELRLLPIDRRGEEMVIEPADIGEAKDGDLVETEVVRSGRFGLPRARVLSIVGTIGSEKAISMIAVYSHGIPHIFPKQVMDEAEAAKPATMAQREDWRSLPLITIDPADAKDHDDAVYAELDPSPDNLDGVIVTVAIADVSWYIRTGSPLDREALKRGNSVYFPDRVVPMLPERISNDLCSLREGEDRPALAVRMVFSKEGRKAGHTFHRIMMKSAAKLSYQQAQAAIDGKPDDKSGPLLEPILKPLWHAYEVMKRGRDRRQPLELDMPERKILLKPDGTVDRVHVPERLDAHKLIEEMMIQANVAAAETLEKKRQALIYRIHDTPSLAKQETLREFLATLGIPMAKGGQMRANSFNGILAKAEGTAHQVMVNEMVLRSQSQAIYSPENIGHFGLNLMKYAHFTSPIRRYADLIVHRALVGSLGLGEGGIKPDEEAQLDDIAAEISTFERRAMAAERDTINRLIAHHLSERIGEEFVGRVSGVTKAGLFVSLPTYGADGFIPISTLGNDYFIYDEAHQALSGEKTGLGYQIGDTVDVRLKQAIPLAGALQFEMLSEGKKLPTAIRSFHKSGRRGRTQPGTRPPRSGRRR, from the coding sequence GTGAGAGAACCGCGCGACAGATCGAGACACCAGGGAAAACGCCCCGAGAAAGTCATCCGAGGCCACACCGCTTCCACAACGGAAAAGCCGGTGATCATCCACGGTGCGGTGCCGCCGCGCGATGTCCTGCTCGAATTCATCGCCGACAACCCGGACAAGGGTTCGAAGCGGGAGATCGCCAAGGCTTTTGGGCTGAAGGGCGACACCCGCGTCGAGCTGAAGGACCTGCTGCGGACGCTGGAGGAGGAAGGCCTTCTCAAGAAGAGCCGCAAGTCGCTCACCCGTCCCGATGCGCTGCCGCCGGTCACCGTTCTCGACATTACCACCCGTGACAAGGACGGCGAACTGATCGGCCGTCCGGCCGAATGGCCGGAGGAACTGGGTGCCGCGCCTGCGGTGCTCATCCGCCAGTCGTCGGACAGTCGCGGCAAAGGCAGGGTGACTGCCGCAGGTCTCAACGACCGGGTGCTGGCAAAGATCTTCCCCAACAAGGACCGCAGCGGCCCCGCCTACACCGCCCGTGTCATCAAGATCATCGACAAGCGCCGCGGCGCTTCGCTCGGCATCGTCCACAAGCTTGACGACGGCGAGTTGCGCCTGCTGCCGATCGACCGGCGCGGCGAGGAAATGGTGATCGAGCCCGCCGATATCGGCGAGGCCAAGGACGGCGACCTGGTCGAGACGGAAGTCGTCCGTTCCGGCCGCTTCGGCCTGCCCCGCGCCCGGGTTCTGTCGATCGTCGGCACGATCGGCTCGGAAAAGGCGATCTCGATGATCGCCGTCTATTCGCACGGCATTCCGCATATCTTCCCGAAACAGGTGATGGACGAGGCCGAAGCGGCGAAGCCCGCGACCATGGCGCAGCGCGAGGACTGGCGTTCGCTGCCGCTGATCACCATCGACCCGGCCGATGCCAAGGACCATGACGACGCTGTCTATGCCGAGCTCGACCCCTCGCCCGACAATCTGGACGGCGTCATCGTCACCGTCGCGATCGCCGATGTCTCCTGGTATATCCGCACCGGCTCTCCGCTCGACCGCGAGGCGCTGAAGCGCGGCAATTCTGTCTATTTCCCCGACCGGGTCGTGCCGATGCTGCCGGAACGCATCTCCAACGACCTCTGCTCGCTGCGCGAAGGCGAGGACCGGCCCGCACTGGCCGTCCGCATGGTCTTCTCGAAGGAGGGCCGCAAGGCCGGCCATACCTTCCACCGGATCATGATGAAGAGTGCCGCCAAGCTCTCCTATCAACAGGCCCAGGCGGCGATCGACGGCAAGCCGGACGACAAGAGCGGACCGCTGCTCGAGCCGATCCTGAAGCCCCTCTGGCACGCCTATGAGGTCATGAAGCGCGGTCGCGACCGCCGCCAGCCGCTCGAACTCGACATGCCGGAGCGCAAGATCCTGCTGAAGCCCGACGGCACCGTCGATCGCGTGCACGTTCCGGAACGGCTCGACGCGCACAAGCTCATCGAAGAGATGATGATCCAGGCGAACGTCGCCGCCGCCGAGACGCTGGAAAAGAAGCGCCAGGCGCTGATCTACCGCATCCACGACACGCCCTCGCTTGCCAAGCAGGAGACGCTACGCGAGTTCCTCGCGACATTGGGCATTCCGATGGCCAAGGGCGGCCAGATGCGCGCCAACTCGTTCAACGGCATTCTCGCCAAGGCCGAGGGCACCGCGCACCAGGTGATGGTCAACGAGATGGTGCTGCGCTCCCAGAGCCAGGCGATCTACAGCCCCGAGAATATCGGCCATTTCGGCCTCAACCTGATGAAATACGCGCATTTCACCTCGCCGATCCGCCGTTACGCCGACCTCATCGTGCACCGTGCGCTGGTTGGCTCGCTGGGCTTGGGCGAAGGCGGCATCAAGCCCGACGAAGAGGCGCAACTCGACGATATCGCCGCCGAAATCTCGACCTTCGAGCGCCGCGCGATGGCCGCCGAGCGCGACACGATCAACCGGCTGATCGCCCACCACCTCTCCGAGCGTATCGGCGAGGAATTCGTCGGCCGCGTCTCCGGCGTCACCAAGGCGGGACTATTTGTCTCGCTTCCGACCTATGGTGCGGACGGATTCATACCTATATCCACCCTCGGCAACGACTACTTCATCTACGACGAGGCGCATCAGGCGCTGTCGGGAGAGAAGACGGGTCTCGGCTACCAGATCGGCGATACGGTCGATGTGCGGCTGAAACAGGCCATCCCGCTTGCCGGCGCGCTTCAGTTCGAAATGCTGAGCGAGGGCAAGAAACTGCCGACCGCGATCCGCTCCTTCCACAAATCGGGGCGGCGTGGCCGGACGCAACCCGGCACGCGGCCTCCGCGGAGCGGCCGAAGGAGATAG
- the topA gene encoding type I DNA topoisomerase, producing MNVVVVESPAKAKTINKYLGSGYKVLASFGHVRDLPAKDGSVLPDQDFEMLWEVDPASQKRMKDISDAVKGSDALFLATDPDREGEAISWHVLDLLKKKKVIGDKPVKRVVFNAITKKAVLDAMANPRDIDVPLVDAYLARRALDYLVGFNLSPVLWRKLPGARSAGRVQSVALRLVCDRESEIERFISEEYWNLSALLRTPRGDEFEARLVSADGKRLQGRSIKNGEDANRLKALLDGATYLVDTVEAKPVKRNPGPPFTTSTLQQAASSNIGFNASRTMQVAQKLYEGVDIGGETVGLITYMRTDGVQMAPEAIDAARSAIVDQFGQRYLPEKPRFYSTKAKNAQEAHEAIRPTDFNRTPDQVRRYLDADQARLYELVWKRGIASQMASAEIERTTVEILADNKGEKAGLRAVGSVIRFDGFLGAYVDSREDAEKGEDDDEDGRLPEINAREKLDKNKVNASQHFTEPPPRYSEASLIKKMEELGIGRPSTYAATLKTLSDREYVTMDKRKLIPHSKGRLVTAFLESFFTKYVEYDFTADLEEKLDKISAGELDWKQVLREFWQDFFAQIEDTKELRVTNVLDALNETLAPLVFPKREDGSDPRICQVCGTGNLSLKLGKYGAFVGCSNYPDCNFTRQLSSEGGADAEANALSEPKALGADPHTGEELTLRSGRFGPYIQRGDGKEAKRSSLPKGWKPEDIDHEKALALINLPRDVGKHPESAKMISAGLGRYGPFLLHDGSYANLESIEDVFSIGLNRAVTVLAEKQSKVAAGGGRTRGAPAALKELGDHPDGGTITVRDGKYGPYVNWGKINATLPKGLDPQSVTMEQAMAFIIEKGGKAPSTKAKPKKAAAKATTDTKKAAPKAKTAAKAKAPAKKTAAAPKAKKTGT from the coding sequence ATGAATGTTGTCGTTGTAGAATCTCCTGCCAAAGCCAAGACAATCAACAAGTATCTCGGCTCCGGCTACAAGGTTCTCGCCTCTTTCGGCCATGTGCGCGATCTTCCGGCCAAGGACGGGTCCGTGCTCCCCGATCAGGACTTTGAAATGCTGTGGGAGGTCGATCCCGCGTCCCAGAAGCGGATGAAGGACATTTCCGACGCCGTGAAGGGCTCGGACGCCCTGTTCCTTGCAACCGACCCGGATCGCGAGGGTGAAGCGATTTCCTGGCACGTGCTCGATCTTCTCAAAAAGAAGAAGGTGATCGGCGACAAGCCGGTCAAGCGCGTCGTCTTTAACGCCATCACCAAGAAGGCCGTGCTCGATGCGATGGCCAATCCGCGCGATATCGACGTGCCGCTGGTCGACGCTTATCTCGCCCGCCGCGCGCTCGATTATCTGGTCGGCTTCAACCTTTCGCCGGTCCTGTGGCGCAAGCTGCCGGGTGCCCGTTCGGCCGGCCGCGTGCAGTCGGTTGCGCTGCGCCTCGTCTGCGACCGCGAGTCGGAGATCGAGCGTTTCATCTCGGAAGAATACTGGAACCTGTCGGCACTGTTGCGCACCCCGCGCGGCGACGAGTTCGAGGCGCGCCTCGTGTCTGCCGACGGCAAGCGGCTGCAGGGCCGCTCGATCAAGAACGGCGAGGATGCCAACCGCCTGAAGGCGCTGCTCGACGGCGCGACCTATCTGGTCGATACGGTCGAGGCAAAGCCCGTCAAGCGCAATCCCGGACCGCCCTTCACCACCTCGACGCTGCAGCAGGCCGCCTCCTCGAATATCGGCTTCAACGCCTCGCGCACCATGCAGGTGGCGCAGAAGCTCTATGAAGGCGTCGATATCGGCGGCGAGACGGTCGGTCTCATTACCTATATGCGTACCGACGGCGTGCAGATGGCGCCGGAAGCGATCGATGCTGCCCGCAGCGCCATCGTCGACCAGTTCGGACAGCGTTACCTGCCGGAAAAGCCGCGCTTCTATTCCACCAAGGCGAAGAACGCCCAGGAAGCCCACGAAGCGATCCGCCCGACCGATTTCAACCGCACGCCGGACCAGGTGCGCCGCTACCTCGATGCCGACCAGGCCCGTCTTTATGAGCTGGTCTGGAAGCGCGGCATCGCCAGCCAGATGGCATCCGCCGAGATCGAGCGCACCACGGTCGAGATCCTCGCCGACAACAAGGGCGAGAAGGCCGGCCTTCGCGCCGTCGGCTCGGTCATCCGCTTCGACGGCTTCCTCGGCGCCTATGTGGACAGCCGCGAGGACGCCGAAAAGGGCGAGGACGACGATGAAGATGGCCGCCTGCCCGAGATCAATGCGCGCGAAAAGCTCGACAAGAACAAGGTGAACGCCAGCCAGCACTTCACCGAGCCGCCGCCGCGTTATTCGGAAGCCTCGCTGATCAAGAAGATGGAAGAGCTCGGCATCGGCCGGCCGTCCACCTATGCCGCGACGCTGAAGACGCTGAGCGACCGCGAATATGTGACGATGGACAAGCGCAAGCTGATCCCGCATTCCAAGGGCCGGCTGGTGACGGCCTTCCTCGAAAGCTTCTTCACCAAATACGTGGAATACGACTTCACCGCCGATCTGGAAGAAAAGCTCGACAAGATCTCGGCCGGCGAACTCGACTGGAAGCAGGTTCTGCGCGAATTCTGGCAGGATTTCTTCGCCCAGATCGAGGACACCAAGGAACTGCGTGTCACCAACGTGCTCGATGCGCTCAACGAGACGCTGGCGCCGCTGGTCTTCCCGAAGCGGGAGGACGGCAGCGATCCGCGTATCTGCCAGGTCTGCGGCACCGGCAACCTGTCGCTGAAGCTCGGCAAATACGGCGCCTTCGTCGGCTGCTCGAACTATCCGGACTGCAATTTCACCCGCCAGCTTTCCTCCGAAGGCGGTGCGGATGCGGAGGCTAACGCCCTCAGCGAACCGAAGGCGCTTGGCGCCGATCCGCATACGGGCGAGGAACTGACGCTGCGCTCGGGCCGGTTCGGGCCCTATATTCAGCGCGGTGACGGCAAGGAAGCCAAGCGCTCGTCGCTGCCGAAGGGCTGGAAGCCCGAGGATATCGACCACGAAAAGGCGCTCGCCCTGATCAACCTGCCGCGCGACGTCGGCAAACATCCGGAATCAGCCAAGATGATCTCGGCCGGGCTTGGCCGCTACGGGCCGTTCCTGCTGCATGACGGCAGCTATGCCAATCTGGAAAGCATCGAGGACGTGTTCTCGATCGGCCTCAACCGCGCCGTGACCGTGCTTGCCGAAAAGCAGAGCAAGGTGGCGGCCGGCGGTGGCCGCACCCGCGGCGCGCCCGCGGCTCTGAAGGAACTCGGCGACCATCCGGACGGCGGCACGATCACCGTGCGCGACGGCAAATACGGCCCCTATGTCAACTGGGGCAAGATCAACGCGACGCTGCCGAAGGGGCTCGACCCGCAATCGGTGACGATGGAACAGGCGATGGCCTTCATCATCGAAAAGGGCGGCAAGGCACCCTCGACCAAGGCAAAGCCGAAGAAGGCCGCCGCCAAGGCAACCACCGATACCAAGAAGGCGGCGCCGAAAGCCAAGACGGCCGCGAAGGCTAAAGCCCCGGCGAAAAAGACTGCAGCTGCACCGAAGGCGAAGAAGACGGGCACGTGA
- the dprA gene encoding DNA-processing protein DprA, producing the protein MPDGSARRTGIALTERQRIAWLRLIRSDNVGPATFRDLINHCGSAENALAMLPELSARGGATRAIRIAGVQEAERELEAAHRFGARFVGIGEPDYPPALRQIEGAPPLLAMKGDLSAATRPSVGVVGSRNASISGAKFAAMIARDCGRAGYTVTSGLARGIDTAAHRASLDTGTIAVLAGGLDQPYPPENVPLLDEITEGVGLAVSEMPFGWEPRARDFPRRNRLISGISLGVVVIEAAERSGSLITARMATDFGRLVFAVPGSPLDPRCHGTNGLLKQGAIVTTGSADVIEALAPLSQLDLFSGSVVEEPKKFSDILPPNDDDRAIIVSALGPTPVEVDDIIRHTALPASSVYLILLELDLAGRLHRHVGGLVSLAMED; encoded by the coding sequence ATGCCGGACGGCAGCGCAAGGCGAACGGGAATTGCGCTGACGGAGAGGCAGAGGATCGCCTGGTTGAGGCTGATCCGCTCCGACAATGTCGGCCCCGCCACATTCCGGGACCTCATCAACCACTGCGGCTCGGCCGAAAACGCTCTTGCCATGCTGCCCGAACTCTCCGCCCGCGGCGGAGCAACCAGGGCGATCCGGATTGCCGGCGTGCAGGAGGCCGAACGCGAACTCGAAGCCGCCCATCGCTTTGGCGCTCGCTTCGTCGGCATCGGCGAACCGGACTATCCGCCGGCGCTGCGCCAGATCGAAGGCGCGCCACCGCTTCTTGCCATGAAAGGCGACCTTTCCGCCGCAACACGCCCCTCGGTCGGCGTCGTCGGATCGCGCAACGCCTCGATATCCGGCGCCAAATTCGCGGCGATGATCGCAAGGGATTGCGGCCGTGCCGGTTATACGGTGACCTCAGGCCTTGCCCGCGGCATCGATACCGCTGCGCACCGGGCCAGCCTCGATACCGGCACGATCGCGGTGCTGGCCGGCGGGCTCGACCAGCCCTACCCGCCGGAGAACGTGCCCCTGCTCGACGAGATCACCGAGGGCGTCGGCCTTGCCGTCAGTGAAATGCCGTTCGGCTGGGAACCCCGTGCGCGGGATTTCCCTCGCCGAAACCGGCTGATCTCCGGCATTTCGCTGGGGGTCGTGGTGATCGAGGCGGCGGAGCGTTCCGGCTCCCTGATCACCGCCAGGATGGCGACCGATTTCGGGCGGCTTGTCTTCGCCGTTCCCGGCTCGCCGCTCGATCCGCGCTGCCACGGCACCAACGGGCTTCTGAAACAGGGAGCGATCGTTACCACCGGGTCGGCGGACGTCATCGAAGCGCTGGCGCCGCTCTCGCAACTCGATCTGTTCAGCGGCTCGGTGGTGGAAGAGCCTAAGAAATTCAGCGACATACTGCCGCCAAATGACGACGACCGGGCAATCATCGTTTCGGCGCTGGGGCCGACGCCGGTCGAGGTGGACGACATCATCCGCCATACGGCACTGCCCGCCTCTTCCGTTTATCTCATCCTGCTGGAACTCGATCTCGCCGGCCGGCTGCATCGGCATGTCGGCGGCCTGGTTTCACTCGCGATGGAAGACTGA
- the plsY gene encoding glycerol-3-phosphate 1-O-acyltransferase PlsY has translation MNELFNWQITLPIALAALVFGYLLGSIPFGLILTRAAGLGDIRSIGSGNIGATNVLRTGNKKLAAATLLLDALKATVAALVAWYFFGKEAGLLAGFAAFMGHLFPVWLGFKGGKGVATYIGTLLGVAPWMVLLFAAIWLGVAKISKYSSLSALVATLVIPVVLWFLNEPKIALVMAVMTVISWWKHEENIKRLIAGTESRIGQKG, from the coding sequence GTGAATGAACTTTTCAACTGGCAGATCACTCTGCCGATCGCGCTGGCGGCACTGGTGTTCGGCTATCTGCTCGGCTCCATTCCCTTCGGCCTGATCCTCACCCGCGCCGCCGGCCTCGGCGATATCCGCTCGATCGGATCGGGCAATATCGGCGCCACCAACGTGCTGCGCACCGGCAACAAGAAACTTGCCGCAGCCACCCTGCTGCTCGACGCGCTGAAGGCCACCGTCGCGGCGCTGGTCGCCTGGTATTTCTTCGGGAAGGAAGCGGGGCTGCTGGCCGGTTTCGCGGCCTTCATGGGCCATCTCTTCCCGGTCTGGCTGGGCTTCAAGGGCGGCAAGGGTGTGGCTACCTATATCGGCACGCTGCTCGGCGTCGCCCCCTGGATGGTGCTGTTGTTTGCCGCCATCTGGCTCGGCGTCGCCAAGATCAGCAAATATTCGTCGCTCTCCGCTCTGGTTGCAACTCTTGTCATTCCGGTTGTGCTGTGGTTCTTAAACGAACCGAAGATCGCGCTCGTCATGGCCGTCATGACGGTGATTTCCTGGTGGAAACACGAGGAGAATATCAAGCGGCTGATCGCCGGCACCGAAAGCAGGATCGGCCAAAAGGGATAG
- a CDS encoding dihydroorotase, with the protein MTPTVLKNLRIIDPSRQLDETGTIIIGADGRILAAGKDAQNQGAPEGATVRDCQGLVATPGLVDARVYVGEPGAEHTETIESASRAAAAGGITSFIMMPDTDPVLDDIALVEFVQKTARDKAVVNVHPAAALTKGLAGKEMTEIGLMQQSGAVAFTNGRHGLSDTLLLRRVMTYAREFDAVVSLELREKYLGNGVMNEGLFASWLGLSGVPKEAEIIPLERDLRIAGLTGAKYHAAKISVAESAEAMRVARARGANATCGVSINHLALNENDIGEYRTFFKLSPPLRSEDDRVAMADAIADGTIDIIVSSHDPQDVDTKRLPFADAEDGAIGLETLLAAALRLHHDGRVPLMRLIDAMSTRPAQIFGLDAGTLKPGAKADITLIDLDEPWIVSKDMILSKSKNTPFEDARFSGRAVATYVAGKCVYTL; encoded by the coding sequence ATGACCCCGACCGTCCTCAAGAACCTGCGCATCATCGACCCGTCCCGCCAACTCGACGAGACCGGCACGATCATCATCGGCGCCGACGGCCGCATCCTCGCCGCCGGGAAGGATGCCCAGAACCAGGGTGCGCCGGAAGGCGCGACGGTCCGGGACTGCCAGGGCCTCGTCGCGACGCCGGGCCTCGTCGATGCCCGCGTCTATGTGGGCGAACCGGGCGCCGAGCACACCGAGACGATCGAATCGGCAAGCCGCGCGGCGGCAGCCGGCGGCATCACCTCCTTCATCATGATGCCGGATACCGATCCGGTGCTCGACGACATCGCGCTGGTCGAATTCGTGCAGAAGACGGCCCGCGACAAGGCGGTCGTCAACGTCCATCCCGCCGCGGCACTCACCAAGGGGCTCGCCGGCAAGGAGATGACGGAGATCGGGCTCATGCAGCAGTCGGGCGCCGTCGCCTTCACCAATGGCCGGCACGGGCTTTCCGATACGCTGCTGCTGCGCCGGGTGATGACCTATGCGCGCGAGTTCGACGCCGTCGTCTCGCTGGAACTGCGCGAAAAATATCTCGGCAACGGCGTGATGAATGAAGGCCTGTTCGCCAGCTGGCTCGGCCTCTCCGGCGTGCCGAAGGAAGCCGAAATCATCCCGCTCGAACGGGATCTCCGGATCGCCGGCCTGACGGGGGCGAAATACCATGCGGCGAAGATTTCCGTGGCGGAATCGGCCGAAGCCATGCGCGTCGCCCGCGCCCGCGGGGCCAATGCCACCTGCGGCGTCTCGATCAATCACTTAGCGCTCAACGAGAACGACATCGGCGAATACCGCACCTTCTTCAAGCTGTCGCCGCCGCTGCGTTCCGAAGACGATCGCGTCGCCATGGCCGATGCGATCGCCGACGGCACGATCGACATCATCGTCTCTTCGCATGATCCGCAGGACGTCGATACCAAGCGGCTGCCGTTCGCGGATGCCGAGGACGGCGCGATCGGTCTTGAGACGCTGCTCGCCGCAGCCCTTCGTCTGCACCATGACGGCCGCGTGCCGCTGATGCGGCTGATCGATGCGATGTCCACCCGCCCGGCGCAGATCTTTGGCCTCGATGCGGGCACGCTGAAGCCCGGCGCCAAGGCGGATATCACGCTGATCGACCTCGACGAGCCTTGGATCGTGTCGAAGGATATGATCTTGTCGAAGTCGAAGAACACGCCGTTCGAAGACGCGCGATTCTCGGGCCGCGCCGTCGCGACGTATGTGGCCGGCAAGTGCGTCTACACGCTTTAA
- a CDS encoding aspartate carbamoyltransferase catalytic subunit: MVFFPHRHLIGIKGLTEQDITFLLDKADEAVKISRQREKKTSTLRGLTQINLFFEASTRTQSSFELAGKRLGADVMNMSVGNSSVKKGETLIDTAMTLNAMRPDVLVLRHSSAGAAALLAQKVACSVINAGDGQHEHPTQALLDALTIRRARGKLSRIIVAICGDVLHSRVARSNILLLNAMGARVRVVAPSTLLPSGIRDMGVEVFHSMEEGLKDADVVMMLRLQRERMAGAFVPSVREYFRFYGLDAEKLKVAKPDALVMHPGPMNRGVEIASEVADGPQSVIEEQVEMGVAVRMAVMEALLVSQNQGERA; this comes from the coding sequence ATGGTCTTCTTCCCTCACCGCCATCTGATTGGCATCAAGGGCCTTACCGAACAGGATATCACCTTTCTTCTCGACAAGGCCGACGAGGCCGTGAAGATTTCCAGGCAGCGGGAGAAAAAGACCTCCACGCTGCGGGGTCTCACCCAGATCAACCTGTTCTTCGAAGCTTCCACCCGCACCCAATCGTCCTTCGAGCTCGCCGGCAAACGCCTCGGCGCCGATGTGATGAACATGTCGGTCGGCAATTCCTCGGTGAAGAAGGGCGAAACGCTTATCGATACGGCGATGACGCTCAATGCGATGCGGCCGGACGTGCTGGTGCTGCGCCATTCCTCGGCCGGCGCCGCCGCACTTCTCGCCCAGAAGGTCGCCTGCTCGGTGATCAATGCCGGCGACGGCCAGCACGAGCATCCGACCCAGGCGCTGCTCGATGCGCTGACCATCCGCCGCGCCAGGGGCAAGCTGTCGCGCATCATCGTCGCCATCTGCGGCGACGTGCTGCATTCGCGCGTGGCGCGCTCGAACATCCTGCTGCTCAACGCCATGGGCGCACGGGTCCGGGTCGTGGCGCCTTCGACGCTGCTGCCCTCCGGCATACGGGACATGGGCGTCGAGGTCTTCCATTCGATGGAAGAGGGTCTGAAGGACGCCGACGTGGTGATGATGCTGCGCCTGCAGCGCGAGCGCATGGCCGGCGCCTTCGTGCCGTCGGTGCGCGAATATTTCCGCTTCTACGGGCTCGATGCCGAAAAGCTTAAAGTCGCCAAGCCGGATGCGCTCGTCATGCATCCCGGCCCGATGAACCGCGGCGTCGAGATCGCCTCCGAGGTGGCTGACGGTCCGCAGAGTGTCATCGAGGAACAGGTGGAAATGGGGGTCGCGGTCCGCATGGCCGTGATGGAGGCCTTGCTCGTCTCCCAGAACCAGGGAGAACGCGCATGA